TAGACATTTTGATGATCACGATAATTAAATTACTTTAACATATTTCTATGTTAGATTTGATCAGTGAATCAGTCCACATTTCAGATCGCACGATGTATCAGGTAGCCAATTGAGCACTAAAGTCCAGACGCTTTCCGTTATTACTAGCACATACCTTCGAACCAATTCAACAGGGGACTCTCACAGTGTTTTGAATattcctgtcagcctttggcttctacctcgACTCATACCTTCCTTAAATGGCTTGGGTAGATCTCACAGAATTTTGAATATTCTGAGATGTGCATACACAACGGCTATAAGTCCCATACTTTTCACTATTGATAGCTTAACCTAGATtacatatttgtaaatatatatttagTTTCTTGTCTTAATGAGTATATCTTCACATCACAGGCACAAAGATGCTCGGCAGTTTAGTGTGAACCCTTGGATCCAATCCAAGCCATGCGAGAGCATCATCCAAAGAATGATTTGAGATTTGAGCACGATTCTTCTTTACTTTTATGAGAATTCTTCTCATCAGCTTTCTTCTTGATTGACTTTGATTTGAATTCTTTGTCTTTGAACACTTTTTCTTTAATTCATTTCTTTGATCTTACTTCAGGTGCTCTTGGACTTCATAATTATATTGGATGCTCAAATCATTCTTAGATGTTCTCCCTTCGGCAAGGACGGCGCCCATAATGATCTGATATGCTTTTAGACATTATTTTCAAGATATATTTACCTCTATGTAATCTAGCCTTTCTATGATTGAATGAAAAGCATTACAAACCGGTAGAAATTGATATACAATATATGTACAAAATATTCTCACTTGTATTGATCACCTGGATATCCCAACTAGTCGTTTGACTCACTTGTAGAACAAAttttgaatattgcttggggataTCCAGCGCCAAATCTATCCAGTATAAATCTCAATAGGGAATACCCTCACCTTCTGTTGATTTCCTGAACAATTGTTTCTAGAATATGCACACATAATAATTAGGTGGCTACCATTCAACCGCTTTAAACCTTCCATgttttcctcatcatgatatttacttGATTATTGATGTGATCACCTCATTCTATGATTAGGTCATAAAGCTTAACAGTACTTAATATGAACAATCACCGTTTTAATCTATATTACTTGCTATGCGCCAAACGATAAACATGCCAATTCTGTAGTTTCCTCATCTCCCAAATTACATATCAACTACTCTTTTTATGTTTttctaatttttatggtttttatgattttttattgtttttgtattttctgatgttgccttttTCTCCCCCTAAAATtctaaaattgaaaatctttttggctttttagatTTTATCATGCAAAACAGAAAATAAACCTAATTAACATGCAATCCTAAATTATCATGCAAATGCAATACTATACAAAAATTACACAAACTCAGTTTACTTCAAAAGCTCTTTGTCAAACACAACCTCCGCCCTATTTTTCACACCTAAAACAGTTAACAGGTATTGAAACCAAGGTCGGTCAAATGCTTTAGTAAACAGGTCAGCGCATTGAGTTGTAGTACCTATTTGTTGGACGTCTATCAATTTCTTTTCATAACAGTCCCTTATAAAATGGTACTTGATCCCTATATGTTTGGTCTTGGAATGATTAACTGGGTTCTTAGTAacagcaatagcagcagtattatcaataaaaatAGGAGTGTTAGTAATATTCAAACCGTAATCCCGCATCTGTTGCTGAATCCAGGTGACCTACGAGGTACAGCTTGCTCCgccaatatattcagcttcacacgttgaCTGAGCCACTgcggtctgcttcttacactgccaactTACTAACATGCTTCCCAGAAACTGACATCCACCCGAAGTAGATTTGTAGTCTGTTTTGCAACCCCCATAATCAGAATCACTATAAGCCGTTAAATCAAACCCATCCTTTCTAGGATACCATAAGCCCAAAATCGGAGTTCCTTTCAGATAACGCAAGATCTTTTTAGCAGCTAACATATGATTCGCCTTCGGATTAGCCTGATAACAAGCACATAGGAAAGTAGCGAACATAATGTCAGGACTAGAAGCTGTAAGGTACATAAGTGAACCGATAATAGCTCTATAAAGGGTCTGGTTGACTGTCTCCCCATCTTCATCTGGTGAAATCCCGTGATTCACCGAAAGAGGATTGTTCGCTATACGCTCATCTTCCATCTTGAATAGGCTCAAGATGTCAGCTACATACTTCGTTTGATGTAGAAAAATGCCTTTTGTAGTCTGATCAACCTGCAACTGTAAGATCCAGTTTTTATCAGttgagttggacgccgtccaacatggtgggacgccgtccagttttgaagggctggacgccgtccagatgttctGACGAGCCAGCATTAAGTGTTTTAGATATTAAAAAGGGGTATTATGGTAATTTCGCTTggtggacgactttaaggccctag
This genomic window from Rutidosis leptorrhynchoides isolate AG116_Rl617_1_P2 chromosome 2, CSIRO_AGI_Rlap_v1, whole genome shotgun sequence contains:
- the LOC139887678 gene encoding uncharacterized mitochondrial protein AtMg00810-like is translated as MEDERIANNPLSVNHGISPDEDGETVNQTLYRAIIGSLMYLTASSPDIMFATFLCACYQANPKANHMLAAKKILRYLKGTPILGLWYPRKDGFDLTAYSDSDYGGCKTDYKSTSGGCQFLGSMLVSWQCKKQTAVAQSTCEAEYIGGASCTS